AAGCGCctggcgccgcgcgcgcccgctCCCCGCCAGCGCTGCTCCGAACAGCACCCGCACCCGAGGGTCGCCGGCCAGCCAGGGTCCTACCAAGCGACCAGGCAGAGCGGGCGCCCGCGTACACAGTTTTAGGACTGAAATTATTACTTAAGGATTATTGGTAAAGTTATCCGTATGGGTGTGTCGGATCCGGGATGTAACGAGAGCTGTAACACGGAAATGTCTATATTTACACTATTAAAaattcattattaaaattaaggtCGACGCGTGCCGTCTCACTCGAACTGTTTCACTGGAATGTaagtgtatttattttgtatttcaatcAATGATAGCATTTCTTTATGTTCCGATTCGCTTATGTTTAGTTGTAATTTGAATAATGTAATGTACCGCTCGCCCCGCGAGCCAGTAAGATCATATGATATAGAATAATTGTTAACCGTATTTGCCAGATCCTGTGCGTAGGCGACTATTACACAATATCGCagtgattttttaataaaagatttttatagACCagtctttgtttttatttttgcccTGTACTCATTTAGGAAAATAATATCCGATTATAAAGCATAATGGGTAAAATGATTGTGAATATGACGTTAGTagattaacccttttccaggcatagtgcaaatagtgaccacataaatgtacacaaatattcgaccttgctaagtttataaaatatggtACAATATAAATTGAAGTCGCCAACAACTGATTcatcttgtacagtcaccagcagcaaTTCTGactaagcgtgcataaatatctgatacgactatttctagggccggaaggacgtgtcagatatttttacacgctccgctgtggcagatattagtgctggtgactgtactagtgTGTCTAAATTAgtggggcctggaaaagggctAAGACTACCCTAGAAGCATGTCACTTTGCTACAGTAAATGCAATCTTGCATGCATACTACATAGTACTTGGAGATACGCTATCGCTGCGTGCGTTGATTACGCCTCGCACGAAGCACGGCGTTTGAATCTAATATGGATGCGATCACACCGAGTATGTTACTTATTGGGACCGTGCACGACGACACAACTCAACACCAGATAGCGGTGGCAACTATGGCCATTAAGTTGTCACAACTGTCAAGCGAGAAATAAGTAAACCTAAAAAAGtaacactggcaaaattgtcctccaatggacagagccatattttttttaagaaacctaAGAAGTAAACATCGTAATAATTTCAATTATCTCTCATTATTTTAGACAATTCTGGACGATAGCAGTATCAGTAATTACATTATACATTGTTGTGTTTTTACAATTTATAACAAACGACACATCTTGACCATTTATCTTAATAATACTCGTGATCAAATTTACACCAAAACCATAAAATCTGACAGCTCATGCCAGCACCATAGGTTTCATTTTTAGCCGTAGCGAGCGCTGTGATCGTTCCGGCTTCAACCACCACCCGCTTTGCACGGACCCTGTGACAAAAGCTAGGGAACGAATCAAGAAGATAAaagataaaatgaaaaaaaaaaagtatcatcccaaactatttaatttttcgaATGTTTTtggtattttcacttttaatttctAATGTGAATTTAATGACATAAACGAACAATTATCTCTTCGGAAGATGTCTTCAAGTTGCGGTGCGGTATCAAGCAAATTTCTCAACGAAAACGCACGATCTGTTGCAAAAGAGCTGGATTGCTTGCCTAGGTGGGTGTCCGACATCGAACCATCCACAAATTTGAATTGATCTCTTTGTTCGTGTGTTGAACATGGTTTCGGAGCGTCCGTTATTTCCTTTAGCAACTTCTCTAACTCGTCGGCAGAGAAACAAGTGCAAAGCATATCAAACTCAGTATCAGAAGCTTGTGTAAATGCATCTTTAGTTTTTGAGGGGACTCTCGGaggaggcggcggcggcggcacctTCCGCTGAGCTTTCCGCACTAGTCTCTTCAGTGTTTCCAGCGAACATCGCTCATAGTTAGGGAGCTCTGGAGCGTCAAACGAAGACATATTCTTCATGTACGGCGGCAGATGTTCCATCAAATGCTTCTTGGCTGTCTTAGCGCATTGGCATTTCTTAGACTTCACATAGTCCATGTAACTCTCCCATTTTGGCTCCCTCTCGAGCTCTAACTCCACGCTCCTTGTTTCTATTTTGTGTCCAGATGGGATGGATCGCAAAGACGGTTGCTTCGCCGGTGGTATCACCTCGCGACTCGGGAACTTTGAAGCGTGCATCGGACTACAAAAACAGTGCGGTACTCTGCAAACACAGCACTCAACCGACAGATCGTTTAAGTTAGGTCGTTCTTTTTGTAGCACTTGCATCAACGAACTTTCAAGTTCAAGTTCTTGCAGCTGTATAGAAGACGTGTATTTGACAGGTACGTCGAGATCGTACCGGTGATGGTCCTCGAAATCTTTGTCGTCCCCGCGGCGGCCGTTGATGAACTCAGTAATTTTGTTAGTGAACCGCTCAAAGTTGTCGCAAGCAGCGTAGATGCATCTCTTATTTATGACAATCACAGGAAGCTGCTCGGCGCTAGCGGTGTAATGCGGAGGACAGAGCTTTGGATCGACCTGCGGCTTGTAACCTTTGTCACAGAAGAGGAAGAAGGGATGCGGCTTTGGAATAGGAGTATTTAATTTCGGAGGTTCTGGTACGAAAAGGCTCTCTACGCTAGGATTGTCGACAGCTTCCTCTAGCTGCAGCATCATTAGCTTCTCCATATTGAGGAAAAAATCTGCATATTCCGGCAGCACGTTGAGACTGAACGACACAAAAATTTGGAACTTTTTTACAACTTCACATACTTTCTTTTGCCATATCCTATTAAAAGCAcgtcgttttttttctttttctattgcCAGTGAGATTTCTAAATCCTTTAGCATTATGGTTTCTTTTAAAAGTTTAACCTTTTTCTTGTGCTCATGCTTTGATAGTTCCAATTCTTTCGCACACTCTTCTCTCTCTTTCAACGCCACGTACACTTGACACGCAAGTGTCTGACATTCAAGTAGGTGTCTCAATTTTTCTATGGCAGACCGTTTCTCGACGGTTATATCGTGTATTTGATGTACCATGGATGTGCGAGACTCTTCTACGTTGTTTATAAATTCTGCTTTGAGTTCCTCTTTCTTTTCCTTTAGTCTCTGATCGAACCTATCTGTTAGCATAATTGCCTGTTTCTCTAATAAATCTTCGTATTGCTCTTGCATTTTGTCGAATGCTTCTTTTCTCACTCTCCTTATCTCCTTTTCGGCAGCTTCGAAGAGCACTGTTTCGACTTTGGTTAGGGATGTCGCATAAAGAGTAGTGAACTCTTGGAAAGCGCGCTGTATCCTCTCAGTATTCTTTTCTGCGGCTGCCTTTGATTTGTCTTCCCAATACTGCATGCAAGTGAGGACAATGAAATCTTTCCAACGGTCGTTATTATCGCTTATTTTCTTCTGTTTGTAGAGTTCCATTCTGGTCTGGTGGTCTTCGGCGAATTTAAGAGAGAAACCATCGATCCCGAGGTAGCTTAGCTTGCCAAGATGTTCTTTTTTGATTGGTTTGAGGACGGGCTTGCCTTGGAGAATGTCATAGGGAGGTTGGTACCAGTCAGAACCGCCGCCTTTGAGCCGGGGCTCCAACCCTGCTAGCACTTTAAGCTTGGGTGTCATGGACTTAAAATAGACCTGGGCTAGCTGCTCACCCATTTTCTTCTTCATCAATGTCTGTGTGGGTACCTGGGGTTCCCTTTCGAAAAAGCATTTTCTATAATGGTAATTTTCGTCTAATTCAAACATGtctcataatattttataaacaaataatacaaaaaagttATCAAAGATTGGGCTTTTTGATTTGACACTTGTCAATCATTAAGATTAAATATTTAGAAATAGGtttgataatataataaatgccaTATATTTCgatgatttactgtcatttggtgcaaatggaaaatcgtcgacatgaattgataattttgaatttagaccAAAATGAATACCATCCAAAgtaaattttgtcaaaatgttattgtgctgaaaaatatttacgaccaaattaatttttgttctaaataaattaaacccaaatggaatatCCATTATAAGTTAGGAGCAAAattgaataaacaataaatgaatgttgtctaaatcaagtcataacttaatatgtaggcccaaaacaaatgattaCGGGTGGAACATATTTACAATCAGTCATATTTGTGAGTGTACGTAAATatgtggttgttttttttttcggtatatgtacatcaaatttgtcaattttaccatGGGTCAAGATTCCATTTtcgacgatattcaggatggacaATTTTCcctgttaatttatttcaaatacggtatttgacaactcctgattttgccatatcttaatattattatgaaaatatagatttacagatagtgtttagcgaagagaaaattttaatcggttgaaaattggatttatagtgtttttttgaaaaatctatatacctgtctctttctcaaacgcttttctctatgcagcaagtatggcggtactggcgtgtgacgtcacatgccagtatgtctttctctgtctaatcttgaatttcaaacctttataactttgttatttgtaaaggtagcttaaaaatagtttctctattcgataacaggcattgtgtagttttaatttataaaacatatacaaaatagtcaaataccgtgttGTCattttgcaccaaatgacagtaaataatTTCAATAGGCACAGGCACTCATGTCAGAGCCCCCGCACATTGGCCACTTAGTGGCGGCCACGCTTGGGCGACTAGTGGCCGCCACAAACTGCGGACGTGTTTCTTCATACATTTTGTATAGCATCGGCGCAAACCGAGCGTTTGAGTGGCCGCGTTCGAGACACAAGCTGCGGGAGTCGACCGCGCTCGCTACTTGTGGCTGCGTTTTGTCGTTCGACTCGTGCGCACACACGGCCACAGTGTCCGATCACTTGACGCAAGTGGCAGCCACTGGTGGTCGCGTTTAGTGGCGGCGACTGGTGGCCATAATGTGCGGGGGCCCTTGCCAGTGCGTTGtggcatttaaaatattacttttattatGGCCTATGCACATGGTGTATTTTCAGGTTCAGTCACttttataggtataggtagtcattcacgatgacgcgtgccgtggttcttattacaatgtttctctataggtactacCCTttgttacaatgtcattaacattaatgtctaattttgtcagaatcacgcgtctttgtggaCGGCACTAGGTAATACGTCGatgaaactgaatcgcgtaccaaggtgggaccttttcatgatcaatttcgctatgatttctttggcagatgtatggaatgtcaatatgacatcagtagcacaaagattccaccctggtatatGATTCATTTTCTTTGACTgacctagttttttttaatattttcggcGCTGTAAAAGCGTGTCGTATGCGCCTAAGAAATACTGCACATCGCGGAATAAGCAATTCAACCGACCACTCAATCATCGAATAAAAGGCATGCagcgtaaaaattaaaaataaatttattcattacaaaattataatttaaaatttaaatacacttaacactaatcagttcATCTTACACTACGTGACTTCGCCCACCGCCATTTCTTGTAGCAAACTCATGACGTGGCAGAATCGTTCTTTGATTTCCGTAAACGAGCGGTGCGGGAGCGACTCCTGAATGCGTCCAAACACTTGCTCAGATCCCGCTTCCCCCTTTAACACTTGCAACATCGTCTTGTCCTCTTCCCTCGTCCAATTACTTTTAGTTTCCTTCTTTATTTCAGTCGCGGTGACTTCAATCTTCGCGAGCTTAGGTTTCGGAGCTTCATCTTTCTTTTCAACCACTTTATTATCCAACAATTTCTTCTCTCTCTTCGGTGCTTCTTTGCATTTCGCTTTCACGTTCTTCTTTGTTGCTTTGGGGCTGTTCGTGACCTCTTTTTTGGTGTTATCGTTGACGTCTTTGATGGTCTTGGTGGGTGATTTTGGTGGCTTCTTTGTTTTCTTCTGTGTTGTTTTTGTCCTGCGTTTGGGGGAGTGTTCGGGCGgggagtggcaatgggcggggcgcGCGTGCCGGTAAGGCTCCTTGCTGTAAGGATATGTGACGCAGGCCGCGCGCACCAGCCGCCCGTGCTGCAGGAAGACTCGCCCGTGCAGGTACTGAGGACGAACAAATGCTGTTGCTAAAACGGAACCCAATATGCTTTCTTTAAAGCCAATATGCTTTTTATAAAGTCGCAGTAGTGTCTCTATATACCTGGGTTTTCTGTActacaaaatattagatcatttgtACCAAGTATGACGGTTCTTCAgaggtctaattacggaatgacaaaaaaagaaaatgatggtcatagcgctggtaccggcggcccaatcgcgtgggcgtcAATCGAccgtgtcggataaataacgagtgtcgaacgatttattccacaaaaatgcttttattttccgatagtcgataaaaaaagaagtaggtggaagcgtaatgccatacttctccggtgtgacttacagtccgccataccgacgcgaatacattaattaaaaaaaaaaacgattcaaCCATTTGTACCAGGCTAATTTTTGCGcagctaatcatcgtcgagtagcCATTCACGGAAATCACCTTGCCATACTTTTCCGACGGTTCCCAATGGCCGCCATACCGCCGCAAAggagtaatttattttttcgatTTCGAacgccggtaccagcgctatggccatcattttcttttttgtaattccgtaattagacccctgaaaaaccgccatactggtacaaatggtctaatattttgtgtcaccatctccgggtctatatggtgttggtgttcaataaatagtcattgtattgtataaaggTAATATAGCGTTTTTGCGACCTTTTTTCGTCATAACTATTTTGCCGAGCACTATTAAAAGGGATGATGCTtagagttaaatttttatgaaaactcaAGACAACACCGATGCTTAATCTAGTGTGATCAAAATACTTGGGACTCCGTTGTGCTAATAGACGTAAAATGGTAATAACTAAGGGAGCGTTCTAGTATTACGCAAGGCAATTTGAGGGGAGCGGGTCTTGTAAAacgttacgatgcgttacagGGGTGGGGTTCAAACAACGCGCAACGCGttacgtcacagttttttttgtaacaagtacctactataatgttttttttttatttcttttttatttgactggatggcaaacaagcaagtgggtctcctgatggtaagagatcaccaccgcccataaacatacaacaccaggggtatttcagatgcgttgccaacctagaggcctaagatgggatatctcaagtgccagttatttcaccggctgtcttactctccacgccgaaatacaacagtgcaagtactgctgcttcacggcaggattagcgagcaagatggtggtagcaatccgggcggaccttgcacaatgtcctaccacctgcaaaaaagtcctcaaaagtgggaaattcgcatcattagttgttgttcttggcctataaatgctctcatgctGAGTTGGCAGTGTGACTGTGCCAAAAAAATGCCAACTTAATTCGGAAAACGGCTAAagaaatgctaaaaaaattaaatagaaatggTAATTTTGGTGTTACGTAACATATaggagggggaggggggtaCAGAAAAATACTACGGCGCATTACACGGAGGGAGGAGGGGGTCGAAAATCTCAAATGCGGTCAAAATGCtccaatattataattatatctaacctaacctaacttaatctATAGGATTTTACGGGATAGTCCTAAAATATAATCTGAATAGTCTAcaagtttcagaaaaaaagaaCGTTCTTCCATATGAAACCGTTGGGGAATGATTAATTTGGGAAAATCGTTTTCGGCCAAAAGCCAGAATCCCGATCAACGGATGATTTAGCGTCAAAAACCAGTTGTACTTACCACAGTGTCCAAACACTTCTTGTCATCGGGTTTCCTCGTGTTAAACTTTTCCTCCGGGAACGTCCACACGTCGTATCCCTTGTCGTCAGTCAGGAAGCTTTCGTGCAACACATCCACGCCGGTCTCGTATaagctgaaaaaaaatatgacgaaTTGGACATTTTGAGTAGGAATTTATCGCAGCAATAACAATGCACaccaaaatataatttatttattggcgGTAGTGAAAGTCACATTAGTCACCAAATTATGCATTCCAGTTATCTCAGTAAAatgtattattagtattattacaagcttttctttagcatgccttgtttgtttatttgtttatatggGTCAAATATTGGAAGCTAAATTGACCCACTTCTTGTAGttgaattgatttgaaatttggcatgatacataattaaattgcgtgacaatacaataatctggcagcgacatcctggtagtccgaccaAGATCGTATAAGTATaactcaacggttaatagcattggcttgaaatttggtacggaaatgtagtagAGTACAGAAAATaagaagtacctacagtcagcatTTTGTAAGTACTATTTATAAACTGCGTCGATTTAGGGCTCTTCTGCGTCAAAATTTGGTCGCTAACTCGCGGGGCCGACACGGCGCGGAAGCAATTCGAATCCACACTGCTTCTTAATTCTGGATGTCGCCAGCTTGATCTATGAGTCgagttatttaaatttataacagaaactttttatttattgctgctaatttaAAGTCACCATTAAAACCGCTTTACCTATCCGGTGGTCGCTCGTCGGGGAACAGCGAGCGGAACATCTGGGCCAGCTTGGGATTGGAGCGCAGGTTCGGACACGGCGCGGACCACCTTACGGAGCACCGTCGGCTTGCGCGCCAGAGACGACTGGGGAATTGATAACTGTTATTATAGGGTAAATCGACAATTACTGACCACACCTGAGACTAAAAATTAATTCTAGTCACTTATAAACAGAGTTCATTTTTAGTAGGTGTCAATTACTGGCCGGACCTTATACTAACATTAACGCCACCGAGACTTCATTTTTAGGCGCCAGTAATTTTTACGTATTTGTATCTCGATAATCcaaattttccgcctacaagttgtc
This portion of the Choristoneura fumiferana chromosome 14, NRCan_CFum_1, whole genome shotgun sequence genome encodes:
- the LOC141434632 gene encoding uncharacterized protein, with translation MFELDENYHYRKCFFEREPQVPTQTLMKKKMGEQLAQVYFKSMTPKLKVLAGLEPRLKGGGSDWYQPPYDILQGKPVLKPIKKEHLGKLSYLGIDGFSLKFAEDHQTRMELYKQKKISDNNDRWKDFIVLTCMQYWEDKSKAAAEKNTERIQRAFQEFTTLYATSLTKVETVLFEAAEKEIRRVRKEAFDKMQEQYEDLLEKQAIMLTDRFDQRLKEKKEELKAEFINNVEESRTSMVHQIHDITVEKRSAIEKLRHLLECQTLACQVYVALKEREECAKELELSKHEHKKKVKLLKETIMLKDLEISLAIEKEKKRRAFNRIWQKKVCEVVKKFQIFVSFSLNVLPEYADFFLNMEKLMMLQLEEAVDNPSVESLFVPEPPKLNTPIPKPHPFFLFCDKGYKPQVDPKLCPPHYTASAEQLPVIVINKRCIYAACDNFERFTNKITEFINGRRGDDKDFEDHHRYDLDVPVKYTSSIQLQELELESSLMQVLQKERPNLNDLSVECCVCRVPHCFCSPMHASKFPSREVIPPAKQPSLRSIPSGHKIETRSVELELEREPKWESYMDYVKSKKCQCAKTAKKHLMEHLPPYMKNMSSFDAPELPNYERCSLETLKRLVRKAQRKVPPPPPPPRVPSKTKDAFTQASDTEFDMLCTCFSADELEKLLKEITDAPKPCSTHEQRDQFKFVDGSMSDTHLGKQSSSFATDRAFSLRNLLDTAPQLEDIFRRDNCSFMSLNSH